Within Lolium rigidum isolate FL_2022 chromosome 5, APGP_CSIRO_Lrig_0.1, whole genome shotgun sequence, the genomic segment agagagttcaagtatattcgaaACAAATGTggcaacaaaaataagattgaagcatgcatagctgaggcaactatccttcgggagatggcagacgCCACGACAACATACTATGTGGATGATGTTCCCACTATGCATAACCCGATATCTCGATACAATATCGACGAGCCCAAGCATAACCCCAAGCATATGCGTTGAGCAGGCCCCAAGATGGACAACGTTAAAGAAATGTCATTAAAAACAAGCTTAGCTGGAAGAGATCGGATCAAATTAAGATGGAACTGGCCTACTCAACTGATGGTGACCGACACGCACTCTTAACACGAAATTGAAGAAGTTAATCTCGTTGTTTGTTCACGGTAGAAATACAATTTTATTTTCCGGCCCACATGCAAGCATGCtcgctctctatatatatatgtatacttttttttttgacagaattTATATATGTATACTGACCGGCTAAGCATCCAGTCCACAACACAGCCAATTTTGCAGTCCATCCATGGCGAGCAACTCACCAGCTCCAGTAGGCCCAGTCCCATTCCTGGACACTGAGAAGGACGACCATCAGGTGGGCTCCGATGTTCCTCCTTTTCCTTTGCCGGACGACCATGAGCATGAGGTCGTCGTGGTCTCGGAACTGCCGAGCAAGCTGCTGGCCGGCATCCCGCAAATCAGTCTCCGTCGCTACCAGGGCTTCTGGCTGCCGGAAAGCTGGGTCCCGGCCGCCGTCTCCATCCAGCGCCGCTTTAAGCCTCGTCCCGACGACGTGATCATCTCTAGCCTTCCCAAGTGTGGTACCACGTGGCTGGTCGCGCTGGCGTTCGCCACCATGGCCCGCCATGCCTACCCGCCCAGCGGCGCCGACCACCCGCTCCTCCGCCTGAACCCGCATCAGTGCATCCCTTTCCTGGAGGGCGTCTTCCTCGGAGGCCGCGGCCGGGAGGAGAGGCTGGAGGCGCTTCCTTCCCCGCGCCTCGTCAACACGCACATGCCGCACGCCATGATCGCTTGCTGCAGCAGGGTGGTCTACATCTGCAGGGAGCCCAAGGACATGGTGGTCTCCATGTGGCACTACCTCCGGACCGTTCATCCTCAGCTCTCTCTCCAGGACACCCTGGACTCCGTCTGCGGTGGCGCCAGCAGATGCGGGCCGTTCTGGGACCACGCACTCGGCTACTGGCGCGCCAGCGTGGCCACGCCGGACAGGGTGCTCTTCCTGCGTTACGAGGAGCTGCTGCGCGACCCCGCCGGCAACGTCAGGAGGCTGGCGCAGTTCGTCGGGCAGCCCTTCtcaccggcggaggaggaggccggcgtcCTCGGCGACGTCGTCCGGCTGTGCAGCCTGGACAACTTGCGGAGCCTGGAGGTGAATAAGACGGGGATCGTGGGCCCGCTCCTCAAGACGCCGCGTAAGGCGCTCTTTCGGAAGGGCGTCGTCGGTGACTGGGTGAACCACATGACGCCGGAGATGGCCCGTCTCATGGACGACGTCGTCGCCCACAAGCTCCGAGacacgggcctccacttcaagtgATATAGCTACGGATTACTCGACTACTAGTGTATCCATCCGATCCAAGCCGGACGAAAAAAAAATTGATTGCAAATGTATAATAACAAGACGGGGAATTTCTTTTTCCCGCTATATTATATATTGAAGCCAAACAGATATGGATTTGGATGCAATTTTTCTTATATTTGGAGTGCACTGTATTTCGTGTCAACGTCTATAACAGATATGGATTTTTCTTGCAAAGATCAAAATAGTGTGTTCTGTGCATCTTGGCATTTTGTAGATAATCGGTGTTTTGCAGCAATGTCGCCAGGTGGACTTTGTTCTTGGTGGTGATCTTTTGTACCAAGTCTTGATTTTCGGAGTAAAAACCCTGGGTCTCATCTTAACGGGGAGGGGGATTCTCTCCTCTTTCAAATCTTCTTGAATCTCTGCTGCCCGTTGGATTCATTGACGGTGGATATTGGGATCGAGGCACGCCATGCCTTGCAAAGAGCAAGTCACTGGATTTCTTGTCCTTCATAAGTCAGAACTATGTTTCGTCGCCTTGCAAGCCAAATAGCGGCTATTTAAAGTCATGCTTGATCGTCTTGCCGGTGACAGTACGCAAGATGGAGAGCTTCTTGTCATCCGTCTGCACGCCGATAAATCTGCAGGTACAAACACATCCCTATTCGAT encodes:
- the LOC124655852 gene encoding cytosolic sulfotransferase 5-like, encoding MASNSPAPVGPVPFLDTEKDDHQVGSDVPPFPLPDDHEHEVVVVSELPSKLLAGIPQISLRRYQGFWLPESWVPAAVSIQRRFKPRPDDVIISSLPKCGTTWLVALAFATMARHAYPPSGADHPLLRLNPHQCIPFLEGVFLGGRGREERLEALPSPRLVNTHMPHAMIACCSRVVYICREPKDMVVSMWHYLRTVHPQLSLQDTLDSVCGGASRCGPFWDHALGYWRASVATPDRVLFLRYEELLRDPAGNVRRLAQFVGQPFSPAEEEAGVLGDVVRLCSLDNLRSLEVNKTGIVGPLLKTPRKALFRKGVVGDWVNHMTPEMARLMDDVVAHKLRDTGLHFK